One Thermodesulfovibrionales bacterium genomic region harbors:
- the flhA gene encoding flagellar biosynthesis protein FlhA: protein MDLLHFIQKRGDVIVAISVVAILGVMMLPIPPFILDILLSLSISLSIVILVTGIYIKKPLDFSVFPSVLLITTLYRLALNIASTRLILLKGNEGIDAAGHVIQSFGNFVVGGNYAVGFTVFLILVVINFVVITKGSGRIAEVAARFTLDGMPGKQMAIDADLNAGLIDDAEARRRRAVVSQESDFYGAMDGSSKFVRGDAIAGLIITAINILGGFIIGTLQRGMPIAEAAKTYTILTIGEGLVAQMPALLISTAAGIVVTRAGTEKDLGKDITSQMLVNPKALGTASGVMVVLGLVPGLPHFPFFLLSAASGALAYVFSKQPPEAVKEEAVAAAPAEPAIETFMEIDPLAFEIGYGLIPLVESGRADLLSRVKGMRRQLAAELGFVVPSIHIKDNLQLRPHEYSFLIRGIEVGRGEIVMGQYLAVSSGESEKLDGIPTKEPAFGLPAYWISEADVEKAQSRGYMVVDPATVIATHLTELIKNHAWELLTRTEVQGLLDNVAKSYPKIVDELVPSQMTLGGIQRVLQNLLKERVPINDLVTILETLLDYAPSTKDIEMLTEVVRQALARFITKQYMVSDGGIHVLTLDPRFEMTLSQAMETGGAISPDIVSRLIRAIEKAITSDTFKGVQPLILCSSQVRRFLRKITERFLPSAVILSNAEIAPSAKLYTTGVVRYED, encoded by the coding sequence ATGGATCTTCTTCACTTCATCCAGAAGAGGGGGGATGTTATCGTAGCCATCAGTGTTGTGGCCATTTTGGGCGTCATGATGCTCCCGATCCCTCCCTTTATTCTCGATATCCTTCTGTCCCTCTCCATATCCCTCTCGATCGTTATCCTCGTGACAGGCATCTATATCAAGAAGCCCCTCGACTTCTCGGTATTCCCTTCGGTCCTGCTCATAACGACCCTCTACCGGCTCGCACTGAATATCGCATCCACGAGGCTCATACTCCTGAAGGGGAATGAGGGAATCGATGCGGCCGGGCACGTCATACAGTCCTTCGGCAATTTTGTTGTCGGCGGAAACTACGCAGTCGGCTTCACAGTATTTCTCATCCTCGTCGTCATCAACTTCGTCGTCATCACGAAAGGGTCGGGAAGGATTGCCGAGGTGGCGGCCCGCTTTACCCTCGACGGTATGCCGGGCAAACAGATGGCAATTGACGCCGACCTCAATGCTGGCCTTATCGATGATGCAGAGGCGCGGCGAAGGCGTGCAGTCGTTTCACAGGAGTCCGATTTCTACGGAGCAATGGACGGTTCCAGCAAGTTTGTCAGGGGCGATGCCATAGCAGGACTGATCATAACAGCGATCAATATTCTCGGCGGTTTTATCATAGGGACGCTCCAGAGGGGAATGCCCATCGCAGAAGCCGCAAAGACCTATACCATATTGACCATCGGTGAGGGTCTCGTAGCACAGATGCCTGCCCTCCTCATCTCGACGGCGGCCGGCATTGTCGTTACCCGGGCCGGAACCGAGAAAGACCTCGGGAAGGATATAACCTCCCAGATGCTTGTTAATCCAAAGGCCCTCGGCACCGCTTCCGGCGTGATGGTCGTCCTCGGCCTTGTGCCGGGTCTTCCCCATTTTCCCTTCTTCCTCCTCTCAGCGGCATCCGGCGCCCTTGCCTATGTATTTTCCAAGCAGCCACCAGAGGCGGTGAAGGAAGAAGCCGTTGCCGCGGCGCCTGCTGAACCTGCGATCGAGACCTTCATGGAGATAGACCCCCTCGCCTTTGAGATAGGGTACGGTCTCATACCGCTTGTTGAGTCAGGCAGGGCGGATCTCCTCAGCAGGGTAAAGGGAATGAGAAGGCAGCTAGCCGCCGAACTTGGGTTCGTTGTCCCTTCCATCCATATCAAGGACAACCTTCAGCTCAGGCCCCATGAATACAGTTTCCTCATACGGGGAATCGAGGTCGGGAGGGGTGAGATCGTTATGGGCCAATATCTGGCCGTCTCTTCGGGTGAGTCGGAAAAGCTGGACGGTATCCCGACAAAGGAGCCCGCCTTCGGATTGCCTGCATACTGGATCAGTGAGGCCGACGTTGAGAAGGCCCAGTCGAGGGGGTATATGGTTGTGGACCCGGCGACAGTGATTGCAACGCATCTCACGGAGCTTATAAAGAACCATGCCTGGGAACTTCTCACCCGGACAGAGGTGCAGGGCCTCCTCGACAACGTAGCGAAGAGCTATCCGAAGATCGTTGACGAACTCGTGCCTTCACAGATGACACTGGGCGGGATACAGAGGGTGCTCCAGAATCTTCTCAAGGAGCGGGTGCCGATCAACGATTTGGTCACGATCCTCGAGACACTCCTTGATTACGCTCCTTCAACCAAGGATATCGAGATGCTGACGGAAGTTGTGAGGCAGGCATTGGCACGGTTCATTACAAAGCAGTATATGGTCTCTGACGGAGGCATCCATGTGCTGACACTGGACCCAAGATTCGAGATGACCCTGTCTCAGGCAATGGAGACGGGAGGTGCGATAAGCCCAGACATAGTGAGCAGGCTCATACGCGCTATCGAGAAGGCGATCACGTCCGACACCTTCAAGGGCGTGCAGCCGTTAATCCTCTGTTCATC
- the flhB gene encoding flagellar biosynthesis protein FlhB produces MAELEERTEQATPRRREKAREKGQVARSRELTTMAGAAGTILLFYFAGDSFVTRVSELMGRLLGLQCGREPLAVMKSAASELFLLLMPILGMSFTLALAAGFAQGGIVFKAPALELDKISPIAGFRRLFSISGLGEFVKSLLKLAVGGVVSYFLVKKAIVIVPLTAAMDLTEIRKVAANLISKSVLSIFMTFLVIALADYIYQRWKHERSLRMTKEEIREEFKESEGDPHIKSRIRSLQREMARRRMMQEVPKATVVITNPTHLAVALSYKNDEMSAPKIVAKGAGIIAEKMRETARKHGVPLVEDKPLARALYKLDINSLIPEELYKAVAKILAYVYKLRGAA; encoded by the coding sequence ATGGCTGAACTCGAAGAGAGAACTGAACAAGCGACGCCTCGAAGGCGTGAAAAGGCCAGGGAAAAGGGACAGGTTGCCAGGAGCCGTGAGCTCACAACCATGGCCGGTGCGGCAGGAACCATACTTCTCTTTTACTTTGCGGGAGATTCTTTCGTGACGCGCGTTTCCGAACTCATGGGAAGACTCCTCGGGCTTCAGTGCGGCAGGGAGCCTTTGGCGGTCATGAAATCAGCGGCGTCTGAACTCTTTCTTCTCCTCATGCCTATCCTCGGTATGAGCTTTACCCTTGCCCTTGCCGCCGGTTTCGCCCAGGGCGGCATCGTCTTCAAGGCGCCTGCACTGGAGCTCGACAAGATCAGTCCCATTGCGGGATTCCGGAGACTCTTTTCAATCTCCGGCCTCGGGGAGTTTGTCAAGAGCCTTCTGAAACTTGCGGTCGGTGGAGTCGTTTCCTATTTCCTCGTCAAGAAGGCGATCGTCATCGTCCCGTTGACGGCGGCCATGGACCTGACGGAAATACGGAAGGTCGCCGCCAACCTCATATCCAAATCGGTCCTCTCGATCTTTATGACGTTCCTTGTCATCGCCCTCGCCGATTATATCTATCAGCGGTGGAAGCATGAGCGTTCCCTGCGAATGACAAAGGAAGAGATCAGGGAAGAGTTTAAGGAGTCCGAAGGAGACCCCCATATCAAGTCAAGGATACGGAGCCTCCAGAGAGAGATGGCGAGGAGGCGCATGATGCAGGAGGTGCCCAAGGCCACGGTGGTCATTACAAACCCTACGCATCTGGCTGTTGCCCTGAGCTACAAAAATGATGAGATGTCGGCGCCGAAGATCGTTGCGAAGGGGGCCGGAATCATAGCAGAGAAGATGAGAGAGACGGCAAGAAAACACGGCGTACCGCTCGTGGAAGACAAGCCCCTGGCACGGGCCCTCTATAAACTCGACATCAACTCACTTATCCCTGAGGAACTCTACAAGGCGGTGGCAAAGATCCTGGCCTATGTCTATAAGTTGAGAGGAGCGGCGTAA
- the fliR gene encoding flagellar biosynthetic protein FliR produces MNAIDIVSPYLAKFLFIFLRASLVLMLLPFFGNQNMPAQFKIGFIVALSVVLTPVVKFDVHQGAVPFLVMREIVFGLLLGLAARFVFFGIEMAGHLMSNAMGLSIATSFDPEMGQSTAVSSIYGILAMLIFLAMDAHHDLIYIFVRSYELAPVGSIEVRNLAPEAIAITGRIFMVAMKLSAPVVIIMVLTNLLLGFLSKAAPQMNVFFVGFPVYVVVGFTVMILGLPVFAQVSGTFFSDIENEMVRIIGMAKG; encoded by the coding sequence ATGAATGCCATCGACATAGTTTCACCCTATCTGGCAAAGTTCCTCTTCATCTTCCTGAGGGCCTCTCTTGTCCTCATGCTCCTGCCCTTTTTCGGCAACCAGAACATGCCCGCCCAGTTCAAGATCGGATTCATCGTGGCTTTGTCGGTTGTCCTTACCCCAGTCGTGAAATTTGACGTCCACCAGGGTGCGGTACCTTTCCTTGTTATGCGTGAGATCGTCTTTGGCCTGCTCCTGGGGCTCGCAGCAAGGTTTGTATTTTTTGGAATAGAGATGGCCGGTCACCTCATGAGCAATGCCATGGGGCTGTCAATCGCTACGAGCTTTGACCCTGAGATGGGCCAGTCTACCGCCGTATCGAGCATCTATGGGATTCTTGCCATGCTCATCTTTCTCGCCATGGACGCCCATCATGACCTCATCTATATCTTTGTGAGAAGCTACGAATTAGCGCCCGTGGGATCAATTGAGGTGAGAAACCTCGCTCCTGAGGCAATCGCAATAACCGGCAGGATCTTCATGGTCGCCATGAAACTGAGCGCACCCGTTGTGATCATCATGGTCCTCACAAACCTCCTTCTCGGGTTTTTGTCCAAGGCAGCTCCCCAGATGAACGTCTTCTTTGTCGGCTTTCCCGTCTATGTCGTTGTGGGGTTTACGGTAATGATCCTCGGACTCCCTGTCTTCGCCCAGGTGAGCGGGACTTTCTTCAGTGATATCGAGAACGAAATGGTCAGGATCATCGGGATGGCAAAGGGCTAG
- the fliQ gene encoding flagellar biosynthesis protein FliQ, whose translation MTVDVVKSLSAEVFKTILLASGPILLVSLFVGLVVSLFQAVTQIQEFTLTFVPKIVAVFICLFVFFPWIARVLTAFTTNLIEKIPVLIR comes from the coding sequence ATGACCGTGGATGTCGTAAAATCGCTCTCTGCCGAGGTATTCAAGACGATACTCCTTGCCTCGGGGCCTATCCTTCTCGTCAGTCTTTTTGTGGGACTCGTAGTCAGTCTCTTCCAGGCAGTGACACAGATCCAGGAATTCACCCTCACCTTTGTCCCGAAGATTGTTGCGGTCTTTATCTGTCTCTTTGTCTTCTTCCCATGGATCGCGAGGGTCTTGACGGCCTTCACAACGAACCTCATAGAAAAGATACCGGTGCTCATACGATGA
- the fliP gene encoding flagellar type III secretion system pore protein FliP (The bacterial flagellar biogenesis protein FliP forms a type III secretion system (T3SS)-type pore required for flagellar assembly.), which yields MKITDPAVEVFFLVSFLSLLPAVLVMFTSFTRVVVVLSFLRQAIGGQQIPPNQVIIGLAIFLTLFIMSPTLDAITKDSISPYMDKQITIQEALKKAEPPIKSFMLRQTRQKDIALFLNLAKEKAPSKSEELPIRVVVPAFAISELKTAFEIGFLIFIPFLIIDIVVSSILLSMGMMMLPPVLISLPFKLLLFVLVDGWNLVINSVVRSFL from the coding sequence ATGAAAATAACTGATCCTGCTGTCGAAGTCTTCTTTCTCGTCAGTTTCTTGTCCCTGCTGCCCGCCGTGCTTGTGATGTTCACATCCTTCACACGAGTAGTCGTCGTGCTCTCCTTTCTCCGTCAGGCCATCGGCGGCCAACAGATACCACCGAACCAGGTTATTATCGGTCTCGCGATATTCTTAACCCTCTTCATCATGTCCCCCACGCTCGACGCCATCACGAAGGATTCGATAAGTCCCTATATGGACAAACAGATAACGATCCAGGAGGCCCTCAAGAAGGCAGAGCCGCCGATCAAGAGCTTCATGCTGAGACAGACAAGACAGAAAGACATCGCCCTCTTTCTGAACCTTGCAAAGGAAAAGGCGCCTTCGAAGTCTGAAGAACTGCCTATCCGGGTCGTTGTCCCGGCCTTTGCCATAAGCGAGCTGAAGACCGCCTTTGAGATCGGCTTTCTCATCTTTATCCCCTTTCTCATCATCGATATCGTCGTTTCGAGCATACTCCTTTCGATGGGCATGATGATGCTTCCCCCGGTCCTCATATCACTCCCCTTCAAACTGCTCCTCTTTGTGCTCGTCGACGGATGGAACCTTGTCATCAATTCAGTCGTAAGGAGTTTTCTATGA
- a CDS encoding flagellar biosynthetic protein FliO, with amino-acid sequence MTEIYLQMVSALAAVVGLIFLMGFFLRKRQRKAGLMNVLAYQSFGPRKGIAAMKIGREILLVGVTTSDIKLLKAFDENDIETDTVREISDKVKRLRNIKEHLNENN; translated from the coding sequence ATGACAGAGATCTACCTTCAGATGGTCTCTGCCCTTGCAGCGGTGGTAGGGCTCATTTTTCTCATGGGTTTTTTCCTGAGAAAAAGACAGCGGAAAGCAGGACTCATGAATGTTCTCGCCTACCAGTCCTTCGGCCCGAGGAAGGGAATTGCGGCGATGAAGATCGGGAGGGAAATACTCCTCGTGGGCGTGACAACGTCAGACATCAAGCTCTTGAAGGCCTTCGACGAGAACGACATCGAGACGGACACGGTGAGGGAGATCAGCGACAAGGTCAAGCGATTGAGGAACATCAAGGAGCACCTCAATGAAAATAACTGA
- the fliN gene encoding flagellar motor switch protein FliN — MSQATEEAKFEELTPERKGQPSRDIDFLLDIPLEITVELGRTRMLIKDLLQLGQGSVVELEKIAGEPMEILVNNKLVARGEVVVVNEKFGVRLTDIVSPTERLKQLK; from the coding sequence ATGAGCCAAGCAACTGAGGAAGCGAAATTCGAAGAGTTAACCCCTGAAAGGAAGGGACAGCCCTCGAGGGACATAGATTTCCTTCTCGATATCCCTCTTGAAATAACCGTGGAATTGGGCAGGACAAGGATGCTCATCAAGGATCTTCTCCAACTCGGTCAGGGGTCTGTTGTGGAGCTCGAGAAGATTGCCGGTGAGCCGATGGAGATCCTCGTGAACAACAAACTGGTGGCGAGGGGCGAGGTCGTAGTCGTCAACGAAAAGTTCGGCGTGAGGCTCACGGACATTGTCAGCCCGACGGAAAGGCTCAAGCAGCTGAAATGA